In Saccharicrinis fermentans DSM 9555 = JCM 21142, a genomic segment contains:
- a CDS encoding RrF2 family transcriptional regulator, with product MKFSKKTEYGLRFLLALAELSEGRFMGIYQISLRHSIPMKFLEAIAVSLKKGGLLEVKKGAGGGYRLKYKPHEVTLLMVFDCLEGSYKKELNITGDISSNQKAVALILNETIDGVRGVLSEKTLFDIQKQYRDLNESLMYYI from the coding sequence TGGCATTGGCAGAATTAAGTGAAGGACGGTTCATGGGGATTTATCAAATATCATTGCGACATAGTATCCCAATGAAATTTTTAGAGGCCATTGCTGTTTCCTTGAAGAAAGGTGGTTTATTGGAGGTGAAAAAAGGTGCAGGTGGAGGATATCGTTTAAAATATAAGCCACATGAAGTAACTTTGCTTATGGTTTTTGATTGCTTGGAAGGGTCTTATAAAAAAGAATTGAATATTACAGGTGATATTTCAAGTAATCAAAAGGCAGTGGCTTTGATACTTAATGAAACCATAGATGGGGTGCGTGGAGTTTTGTCTGAAAAAACTTTGTTTGATATTCAGAAGCAATACAGAGACTTGAATGAGAGTTTAATGTATTATATTTAA